The Leptospira brenneri genome includes a window with the following:
- a CDS encoding DUF962 domain-containing protein has product MEKKYKTLKDFFPFYLEEHSHPFNRALHFIGSSLALGCILGFLSTGKFYILAFALVSGYFFAWIGHFFVEKNRPATFTYPFYSFISDWIMYFKMLTGRIDVEFAKIKSNKG; this is encoded by the coding sequence ATGGAAAAGAAATACAAAACACTCAAAGATTTTTTCCCTTTTTATTTAGAGGAACATAGCCATCCCTTCAACCGCGCTCTTCATTTTATTGGATCAAGTCTTGCCTTGGGATGTATCCTTGGATTTTTATCTACTGGTAAGTTCTATATCTTAGCTTTTGCCCTTGTTAGTGGGTATTTCTTTGCTTGGATTGGACATTTTTTCGTAGAAAAGAACCGACCCGCAACCTTTACCTATCCATTTTATTCTTTTATCTCCGACTGGATCATGTATTTTAAAATGTTAACCGGTCGCATTGATGTAGAATTTGCCAAAATTAAGTCAAATAAAGGTTAA